The following coding sequences lie in one Arachis ipaensis cultivar K30076 chromosome B03, Araip1.1, whole genome shotgun sequence genomic window:
- the LOC107632785 gene encoding uncharacterized protein LOC107632785 isoform X2 codes for MEGLPTSRSSSPRRQVLARNCWRRRREGLLHCRLCSICWCPSLTATCLSARLWSIHRAVTFFPPSPPRATELEDIIRRKNSTISKLKKDLAVLEQKVMQLTRERRASFTAFYLIFN; via the exons ATGGAAGGTCTGCCCACTTCCCGATCCTCTTCTCCTCGACGTCAAGTGCTTGCTCGGAACTGTTGGCGACGCCGCCGCGAAGGGCTTCTCCATTGTCGTCTGTGCTCGATTTGTTGGTGCCCATC tcTCACTGCGACGTGTCTCTCTGCTCGGCTGTGGAGTATTCACCGCGCCGTCACCTTCTTTCCTCCCTCGCCGCCG AGGGCTACTGAACTAGAAGACATTATACGTAGGAAGAATTCGACGATCTCAAAATTAAAGAAGGATTTGGCGGTTCTAGAACAAAAG GTTATGCAGCTTACTAGAGAACGCCGAGCCTCCTTCACtgctttttattt
- the LOC107632785 gene encoding uncharacterized protein LOC107632785 isoform X1, whose product MEGLPTSRSSSPRRQVLARNCWRRRREGLLHCRLCSICWCPSLTATCLSARLWSIHRAVTFFPPSPPTANYKRATELEDIIRRKNSTISKLKKDLAVLEQKVMQLTRERRASFTAFYLIFN is encoded by the exons ATGGAAGGTCTGCCCACTTCCCGATCCTCTTCTCCTCGACGTCAAGTGCTTGCTCGGAACTGTTGGCGACGCCGCCGCGAAGGGCTTCTCCATTGTCGTCTGTGCTCGATTTGTTGGTGCCCATC tcTCACTGCGACGTGTCTCTCTGCTCGGCTGTGGAGTATTCACCGCGCCGTCACCTTCTTTCCTCCCTCGCCGCCG ACTGCTAATTACAAG AGGGCTACTGAACTAGAAGACATTATACGTAGGAAGAATTCGACGATCTCAAAATTAAAGAAGGATTTGGCGGTTCTAGAACAAAAG GTTATGCAGCTTACTAGAGAACGCCGAGCCTCCTTCACtgctttttattt